ctggttcagatagcatagtttgatattaggcagaacaaatcctatcaaaattataacttatcaagatataaATGCTTCGAAAAAATTTCTAGAGGAATCCCACATTATTTGTTGaaaccatgttccatttttggtttcctaaAATTTGGACTCTTTTTcaagaatctgttgagcgaaactcattaaagtacggtttgggccgttgacttcgatgtccgtgtttcagaaaaagttgcacgtatatcaaaataagatataatcattttatttaaggacaatccgaaaaaaaatctttataattgaaaatgagctcaaccccattcaagtctgtcgatcagaataagatataattcagattggagaaagttaaatcaaaaattttgagtacttaattataactgaatgagatgtaaatatcttggtgagatacgtttgatttattattttgatatgctctcctgatcgggaagacgtaattattgaaaaaaaatcccttttaaacttatctttttcatcttaatattttgtttaaatttttaaatgagtttACCGAATTTCATAGTACAGTTTTAtacagacacgaatgccatgtaaatggtaaaatgtctttaataaaaataatagtaataataataataatagtacagtttttttttccaatttttaaataaatttaccgaaagtatttaaattttaaaaaatattttaaaaagtttgtctatgtttttcaattcaaatttttgtgttttgaaacataaacctttaattttttttccttatcaaaaattcatttaaattgcgattaattttttttttcatattcaaaaaacaTCAACGCTTGAGTTAAAAATGAAgataagaaatgtaaattaagatgagtaataaatatcaattattatcattttcctaacaatcaatcatggtttaatttttacctgatctgacatttatttattgGATATTATTCGAATtaagattaatttttaaatctgtattttggaaatattaacatatttcaaatttgaaaaaaattggactgttaagatattattttgaagcaaatttctagttcagagtaaggaacatcattttgaaaaatttatcaataactGCCCAAAAACatcattgattcaaaacatCCATTGTGATTTGATTGGtctattttatcaataaaatttattatttttttagttcgtgtgaaaattataagtagggaaatgatgttagaaatcaatttccttcttTATTGTGTaatttgatattgttattatttttagctaaatttgaattttgaaaacccccccccccccccccatggacgggtccttcgcacgggcctgttccgaccgaccattcatacgtgatgttgttacaaagaaaacgcctccatttttatatataagatgtgaagagataattttgtatggggacccccctttcatcaaaagtgagattcttgaaactattatacaaaccatctccgacccaaaaaaccctcggataccgatttggcctattggtaaggtgtcggggaggtagactcgagttcgattcttgTTCAAGGGGATattttttcacataccattcatgattgatttttttgattgttacattacACGGCTAGTAGCATTATCCGTCAAACAAaaaccagaaacataatgtatgagcatgtgttaattttttgaattctacaaacatagctagattattttgttattgctttgtttgatgaatctacacctcaccgtttagtgcaaaatgcatcgatcatgaatgataaatgaagaaaaccaccttgaccaggaatcgaactcgagtctactgattatctctccgacaccttaccaataggccaaatctaCAGATGaaacaacccaagcaaccaaaagtctcatatctacttaaactcgtgcctcgtgttcgaattttgctgaacaaaggttccaaagggaattgataccgaattttctcgaatgtgagcatgaaagttacaaaaagttcctcaaatatcCTTCTATAGaattgaagttccaaaaagttcctcaaatagcttttttgtaacatgtcaatcgcatccacacagtataaaagttacaagttaggtctcaaataaccttctgtgaacttcaagttccaagaagttcctcaaatagccttctctgaacttcaagttccaagaagttccccaaatagccttttttgaaaCATGTCCGccattccaaaaatatgaaatgtgaacaaacatcacaaaagggtatatcaaaaataaatctttttttttttgagcttagaaattgttgaaatgtttagtttattttgaaatttcaactcagaacaacttaaagctaactcgcaaatgattgtttttgaaaagagtaaatattttgactttataaaatttcgtccacctgtatttacttaccacgaatttatcacacatagaaagtcagttgaagcaattcattaattaaacatcaagaaaaactcaagaatttgtataattttaggcttaacagttataaacatggaatttcattttttttaaaaaccgatattattttaaccgatgattgatttatatgccgtttcgtaatgtttcttagtaatattcaacatgcgtctttgcttctggccgctggctgcccttgcgggtattcaAGGAAGCTTATAATCACTTCGAATTTTGGCTGCCGATAAGGCATCATCTAGGCGTGGTGTCgaggcagcgtgtttggctatcatctcggaggatcgggttcaaatctgatACCAGGACTTTTCCATAAGGTTTTTTTGATTGCTCGAGAAAGCGAATCAAatattgtgtagcagaactggcgtacgagccggcatgtatcgaacaaagttaaaaacaaagcaattaagtaaaATCAATTGAGGAAGGAGGTGATgtgaggaataaagatggatgccgagaaaccggcagcaccacatgggctgatggtgaccaaagtaagagaggagaggaaaataatttttgtttttgctgattaaacgtttacttgtgggctgaatagaaggccgttcaaatctgtaaaggaacttcaaagtttcaataagaacttaaattttgggctgaataaaacgaacttcagcgcATTGATTATGCtaattaagctgtgttcgacccttttaacgagacttttggttacttgggaagtcaagctgtagctcttttattcagttgacttcatcgagtcgaattcgctgctagattccccggcagaaaacgctcatcgtgccccgattaatggtgcttatactgccccagaggGGGTTCTCAAtctgcccctacagtgacttgttttcagctttacgcaaataaatttaaaatgcatttttaaacgtttttgtctatactttttcaagtttcatccaataaggcaatagactatttgagtgtctgaacacgaaacaatgatgtaattcacatattacagctgttctctatggttaaataagcgttttccctCAGGTGGCCAttttgcccttatctcccctagacAGCTTTATTTATCTTTCTACGCTTATTAAAATTGCATGAGCGCTTagcaaagttataaaaaatattcttaaggtaaatcagaagaaaattacgattttctaaaaaatgcttatatttttgtacattttccctacattatttttaaataatctggAAGTATCACTCCATCAAGGAAAGTTTTAAATAGAACATGCATGCAATCCGTGAAAACTACATATGTACTGGTCAACCAGATCAAGTTATTTATTGTTCTTAGAATAATCTTAATAAAGCTAGTGTATAGAATCTTTTTTCTATACACTAGTCCGgtcaaaaacaataatttttaattttttgactaTACTGCCCTTTAGATGGCAGCCATGCTGAATTTAGAAAACCGGCCATATACATTTTGCAGTTTGgccgaaaaaactgacctgtgcaaaaatTCAgatcaatcggacttgattaagGGATGCCTCAATGCACTCAAATTTTCGAATATTGACCCTCGAAAATAGTTccaaaggaaatcgaaaaaatcgaagttttaattttaatgccaaatgacttaaaaatgcataaaaattcgaaatctgatgttatcttgaaaaaaaaaattgtcaaaaatcgacctagaaatttcaaaaattgccccaaaaagaaaatcggaaatttcaattttcataccaaatgacttaaaaatgcataaaacgtcgagatctggtgatatctcaaaaaaaaaaaatgttggcaaaaaatcgactttctgggacttatagggtgtcccattagactggcccataacaaaaaaaaatccgtataTTCCACGCGCCCCCCCTAaggttggtgcctttaggtgaaaaaatgactttctgaaagtttcaggtcatttggcagaagcacgagctggcgcaaaggacttgaaatttgtatggagattttcggcaaaatgtatgaaaaatcgacatattttcactctttgtgttctaaaatatgtttccagtgtgctagaaagctcagaatatcaggaattgtagttcaaacaatgaaaaacaagtttgtagaataTTGTGACGCGAttcgagttgactgtgatgagttatttgcaattgaatttgtgatttatttcgcatttctttgatatgTATATCGTGAACGGAATCGTACGGAGAAGGGATCCACGTTTTAGGTCACATTCTTGACTGAGACAATTTTCTTACTGTCGTAAGCACGCATTAcattccggtccaaagttttgtccactgaACCCGatttttgcccagatttttttgtccacgTAGCTGCTTTCCTCTCCATACCTCTGAATCGACTGctccaatgcacagtggtccaggatGAATCCTTATCctgacaaaattaattacgatatttaaaattattattaataatataTTAATTTATTATACTATTTATAGGTTTCGTCCATCACTTCAACGTACCATGCATCGGTGTTTCCACATTTGGTGCCTCCAAATGGACCAACGATCTGGTAGGAAACATCGCACCCCCATCATACGTGCCGAATCCATTCCTCGGATTCACCGATCACATGACTTTTGCTCAAAGATTAATGAATACCGTCATGTCGGGAGTTGAAATCCTAGTGGAAAACGTTATGGACAAACCAGTTCAAACAGAATTCTATCAGCAAGCTTTCCCGGATCCGAAGCCGTCACTTGACGAGCTCAAAAAGACAGCTGTATCGGCTGTGTTGCTAAATAACCATTTCTCCATCAGCTATCCTCGGCCATACGTTACCGGTATGATTGAAGTCGGGGGTATGCACGTGAACAGAGTTGCTAGCCCTCTACCGGAGAGTATCCAAAGTATTATGGACAATGCTACGGACGGAGTAATCTACTTTTCCATGGGATCCAACATCAAAAGTAAAGATCTACCGCCAGCTAAACGTGATGCTTTCCTGAAAGTATTTGCCAAGTTGAAGCAAACAGTCCTGTGGAAATGGGAAGACGACAACCTTCCGAACAAGCCTTCGAACGTGATCGTTCAAAGTTGGTGGCCTCAAGACGATGTGCTTGCACATCCAAATGTGAAACTCTTCATTACCCATGGAGGACTGCTGAGTACTACCGAGTCACTGTATCACGGAGTTCCGGTCATTGGTATTCCAGTTTTCGGTGATCAACATCTCAACATGGCCAATGCCGAACGGGGAGGTTACGGTCTATCGGTAGCGTATCAAGAAATTTCGGAGGACAGGCTCGACGAAGCGATTAATTCGATTCTAGGTAACGAAAAATTCCGCAACAGCGCGCAAGCAATATCCACGCGGTATCGGGATCAACCACAATCGCCGCTAGATCTGGCTGTTTACTGGGTCGAATATATAATACGTCACAAGGGAGCCCAACATATTCGAATGGCTTCGGTTGATCTTAGTTTTGTGCAATACCACAATATTGAcgtatttttggtcatttttggggTGCCTCTGTTGATCGTTTTGGTATTGAAGCGATTGCTTTGTAAACGGAAACAAGAATTTTATAAAAGCGCTAACGATCGCAAAAAGAGAAACTGAATAAAAACTAATGTTAAGGCCTATCAacctaaaaacaaaatttaaagttttaactcAAGCTACtagtatctaaaaaaccatttaaTTTAAGAAAGTCGAATGTTGTTTCGAagataataaaaacataaacgTTACATCTGTTATTGAAAATACTGAagtttcttgagttttcaatacaTTTAGATATATGAAACAGGTCTTCATAAGAATCCTCCCACGACAACGTATTTAAAACAACATGATATCACGATATCACACctgatattaaaaatgttaattattCTGGGGTTTTGTGAGTATATTGAAAGATCAAGAAATAAGTACCAGATAATCTGTTTCCGTACGTTGGACGAATTAGTATGTATTCTACGGAATAAATGTGTGAGCAAATGTCTGGTGTATTCTTCATCATGAGAAAGATCCTGGTTGGTATGAGTCTTCACAGATTGTTCGGCTCCCAAGTCAACAGTTGATCGTGACCATTGGTTCTttttgacgatgatgatggcccCACCTCATTCCCCAACACAGTTTTGAGCTGGCCATTTCTTCAATACAGTACTGCGCTTCTTACTGGTACTTCGTTCTGGCTACGTTGCCGTGGGTCAAAATCCAaagtggtccttcgaaccggattctCCTACCGGACCGGGAGCAATAGAAGAATCGATCGCACAaaacaaaagaatttttttgagcCGCATGAAGACGCACAGCTGTAAGCGGAGCTTCGCGATAAAGGGGACGATTCAAGTAGCAGGAAGGTTATTGCCGACTGATCCAAATCAAGTTgagggttattttttttctgtggatcgtattgtcgctgaatccccaaatcGAAGTTTCAGTCAACATCAGGAACGGCGACATTACAAAttaccagcgcgaaaacttcggattttaACTGCATTGACAAATTGCCAAAATATATTTGCAGAATTCAAATTGTTTATGACTATTAAAAATCccagaaattttcataaagaaattCTTTTTCTGTTGCCCATTAGCTTCGAAAAGGGGATATTTTGGTGATATTCAACAGAATTTCAATTAGGTAAGTATTCAGAGTACTTCAAAGTGTTCGAAACAAGGATCCAAAAGCACTTCAGAGTTCAGACAGCTTAAGTTTCAGAAATAAGCAAAAAGGGAAGTTCTTTTGGAATAGTATCTACAGTTATGATGttagaataaaattatattctttAAAACTGTATACAATATAGACAACCTCCTTTAGATAAAAAGGAACGTACTTACCACGAAAGCATTGCATCACACACAGATAAAGCTCTAGCCCGTTTCTGCCAATTGCCTGCTATATGAAGTCGGTAACATCATCTTACGCCTCCAGGGCAACTTTCTCCGCTTCTGTGGAAtagagaaaaattaataaagaaatcgaacatttaaaaatcgatttatacttttttctttCTGCTTCTTCTCCCGAACGAGTTCATCCTGCGGGACATCGGGCAGCTGTAAATCTTCTTCGGCTGGGGCAGCTGAGGCTTCGCCGGTTCCGATCAGCTGTTCCAGCTCGGCTAGCACCTCGTCCTCGTCCTCTTCGGTCAATACTCCATTCAGGAGGGCATCGATTTCCTGTTGCTTCTCGATGCTTTCCCGTGTTTCGTCCATAATTCGTTCGACCTCATCGATAGATAGCATTTCATTGACCTTTTTGAGGGCTTCGTTACCGGCCTTCAGACCTTGCACGATTTGGGCCTCAACTTGGGCAAACTCGATATCGGCCgccaatttttcaattgtttctaGCTGGGCATCGGTATTCGATAGAAGTTTTTCCTGGTACTTCTTTTTGCGTAGCAGCGTTTTGGCGCGTCTGAAAACGAAATTGATGTTTCCAAATAAGTATTCAAACTGGATTGTAGATGGCATCCAAAAATGCTAGATTAAAATAGCGAGAAGGCTATCGTTAATCTTCGTCAACATTTGGCTGATGAGACATGTTTATGGTTGCTGAAAGGAGCAAAAGTTTTCCCACACTagtcgggagacttgagacatgcatCAGTTCAAGTTGCCGAATGTGAACGAGGTTTTActcataaaaattacaatattcgaatctatatatataaaaagcaatttctgtatgtttgtttgtttgtttgtttgtcctctatagactcagccgtcttaagagctagagagctgaaatttggcatggatactcattaggaccaggaaggatgaaaaaagttttcagattttcggatgaccccttctgaagggggtcgtccatacaagacaaatattgttttcgcgatattgacgttatttttcgtcggattgtgttgaaaatttgcagtgTGTGTTGAGtgtgttgaaagacgagcaatcgatttcaggtgtcaaattttttgtaaggggacagccaaaggggtcgtccatattaactgttcgctgtttttgcgatattgacgttattatacatcgtattcagtttaaaattggtacacgatagttttgagtgacgtgcaatcgatttgaggtatcaaatttagtgtaaggggccggcaaaagggtcgtccatattaaatttccagtatcttagtgatattgacgtttttatacatcggattgggatgaaaatttgcacataggagttattagggacaaacaactgatttcacctatccgaactaaaatcaggggtcggccaaaggggtcgtccatattaactattcactgttgatgcgatattgtcgttattatacatcggattcagacgaaaattggtacacgagagttttgagggatgagcaatggatttcaggtattaaattcagtgtaaggggcctgcaaagggggttgtccatataaacctttcaatatttttgccaaatcgtcgttattttacatcggattgggatgaaaatttgcacacggtagttttcagggacgagcaaccgatttcagatgtcaaatgctttgccaggggtcgacgaaaggggtcgtccatataaataagtttttcactgtttttagcaatattgacgttattattcaatggattgctttgaaaatttgcacacgggagttttgaaggaagggcaatcgatttcagtcatcaaagattgtataagagcctccgaaaggggtttagctttttggcaataattgcgttgttaaatgatcgagtcgaaatttatacacgtggttttttggcacggtcaaaggattttttatttcaaatttagtagcagacgacagacaaagtgatcgaccaatatttttgcaattataacttaacaatgaattcagaagtgcatctggaaaatgcttggcaattggctttcatacaaactgttcataacatattccaagttgaaagcgaaacggagttcgtatgggatcagctagtataaaaTAAACTTACTCTTTTCTTCCAGTTGCCAAACATTTCTTGGCCATTTCGCGATCTTTCTCCAATTCAAGCTCTATCCGCTTTTGATACTGTTTCAATTTATCTCTTTGTTGTTTCAATTgctgaaatgaattaaaaaaaatattggttcaaTTCTTACATATTTAAATAAAAGCAAAAAGATGCAATACCAGAACTGCTTTGTCCTGTTCGGTAACACGGCTGGCCTTGCTGGATGATTTTCCAAACAGGTTTCCCATTGTCGGTAAGACAAACTTTAACTATTCCTAACAAGTAAcacttaatttttaaacataaattggtAAGAAAActatattaaattaatattatatTAATAAGCTTTTGTTCTGCGAATCTTGTAAACGGGAGGATgactctttttgtttttgttttgaaacataAACAAAGAAAGATACACGATAAATATATAAGAAGTATTTTTGAGGGGAGAAAGTCATACCAGATCTGagttgacaaaaatgttatttcgTGCAGATGAGATTTGCAGCGCTTTTATGTTCATAGATATAGTGATTTCAtcacttaaaaaaagttaatttgttATCGCTTTTGCcattcaagaaaaaaaccaGAATTTTGTAAACACTCAGAGAAATCTTGGTGttcgaaccaaaaaaaaaaaaaagattttgattctattttattgaaagttgaaacaaactcttttttattttttttacaatgtatTATGAGTTTGAttctaaagaaatatttttgaaacaaatgatttattctttgatttaataaaatactttgaatcaaaaaatttgttctaatttcaaagtcgaaaaattctttgaaataaaggAAAACAGATTAGAAACAAAGGatgtttttatttgtcccagaatcaaagaaaatttaatttaatcttCCTTTGTTTGGCCACTAAACTTAGTAGATTTTATGAATTCTATAAATAACGTAAATTAAGCAGTTATTAAACTTatgaaattttggtaaatttttgtagattttgtaaaaaaaactttaaactttgttaatttttgaaaatttgtgaatttttttaattaagttaatactctaaaattttgaaattttgtaaatttaataaattttgtttatttggaaagtctcgtaaattttttaaattttgtagctGTGTAACTTTTATTTGCATGTTTGATTTCATTAATATAAAGGCTTTAAATATTCAGTGCATACGCCTGGTAACTTTattggtgaattttgtcaacattgaaaattaatttaattttaaattgaattactATTTTCAATCTATGAAAAATATGTTCCGTAGCCGTAATTATGCCATATTTAGCTTTTTCAAGCGTTGTGCCTTTTGACTCAGTCGACATAAAATTATCAAAGGATTAATTTTgtccttaaaattaaaatttaactatTAAACGAATTTACATaagtttaattttacaaatttctgtTAGTGGACACccgtaaatattttat
This sequence is a window from Uranotaenia lowii strain MFRU-FL chromosome 3, ASM2978415v1, whole genome shotgun sequence. Protein-coding genes within it:
- the LOC129757171 gene encoding UDP-glycosyltransferase UGT5-like — encoded protein: MIMKFSWLILILSVAWISNLNYVESAKILGIFPTTAKSHYIIGSSLMKALAKKGHEVTVVSPFPQSKPLKNYRDITTTIVWEAVKPFSSNMLEFAQKGMLDTIKSTYGFGHAVVNGTLNDPAVVELIASKEHFDLIVLEIFMNDAMLGFVHHFNVPCIGVSTFGASKWTNDLVGNIAPPSYVPNPFLGFTDHMTFAQRLMNTVMSGVEILVENVMDKPVQTEFYQQAFPDPKPSLDELKKTAVSAVLLNNHFSISYPRPYVTGMIEVGGMHVNRVASPLPESIQSIMDNATDGVIYFSMGSNIKSKDLPPAKRDAFLKVFAKLKQTVLWKWEDDNLPNKPSNVIVQSWWPQDDVLAHPNVKLFITHGGLLSTTESLYHGVPVIGIPVFGDQHLNMANAERGGYGLSVAYQEISEDRLDEAINSILGNEKFRNSAQAISTRYRDQPQSPLDLAVYWVEYIIRHKGAQHIRMASVDLSFVQYHNIDVFLVIFGVPLLIVLVLKRLLCKRKQEFYKSANDRKKRN
- the LOC129756328 gene encoding charged multivesicular body protein 6, whose amino-acid sequence is MGNLFGKSSSKASRVTEQDKAVLQLKQQRDKLKQYQKRIELELEKDREMAKKCLATGRKERAKTLLRKKKYQEKLLSNTDAQLETIEKLAADIEFAQVEAQIVQGLKAGNEALKKVNEMLSIDEVERIMDETRESIEKQQEIDALLNGVLTEEDEDEVLAELEQLIGTGEASAAPAEEDLQLPDVPQDELVREKKQKEKKAEKVALEA